The stretch of DNA TTTTACAATTATAATGGCATAAGATTGCCAGATTTACTCTACATGGTTTCTCAGGTTGAAGGTATTGAAAGAGTGAGATTTACAACTTCTCATCCTGCCGGTTTTGATATTTCTATAATAAAAGCCATAAAAGAGATTCCAAAGGTTTGTGAGTATGTTCATCTGCCGCCTCAGAGCGGTTCCAATAGGATTTTAGAAAGAATGAACAGAGGATATACTCGTGAAGAGTATATAGAGAAAGTTATGATGTTAAAAGAAAAGGTGCCTGATGTTGCACTTTCCGGTGATTTTATTGTCGGATTTCCCGGAGAGACTGCTGAGGATTTTGAACAGACTTTATCTCTTGTAGAAACTTGCGTTTTTGATCAGGCTTTTGTCTTTGAATATTCTCCAAGACCTTTAACAAAGGCTTTCTCTTTTAAAGATGATGTTCCTAAAAATGAAAAAAACAGAAGGCTTATGGAGCTCAACAATCTTTTGAAGAAACAGGCAGAAGAGAAAAATCTGTCATTGTTAGGTTCTGTTCAGGAAATTCTTGTTGAGGGTTTAAGTCCTTCAAACAGTGAGAAGATGATTGGAAGGACGCGCAACAACAAAATCGTGATAATTGACAGGAATGATTCTTTGAAGGGGAAACTAGCAAACGTGAAAATAGAAGAAATAACGCCTTTTTATATGAAAGGAAAAGTAATAAAACAGCTGGCAGGAGTGGAGAGATGATAGAGGTGTCCCTTATAGGAATAACTCACGATAGGTTAAGCGGTCTTCCTATTATTATTCTGGGAAATGTTGATGAGAATTTTGCAATACCTATCTGGATAGGTGAGTATGAGGCTGAACTTCTTGAGACTCACCTTTTGGGAGCTGTTGCACCAAGGCCTTTTCCTTATGATCTTATATGCGAGATGATTCAAGCTCTTGGGGGAGAACTTGAAAAGGTTGTTATTAACGATTTTGACAACGGTATCTATTTTGCCACGATTGTAGTCAGGCGTTATGACGGAGAAGTTATAAACATTGACGCAAGACCGAGTGATTCCATAAATGTTGCGGTCCGGTTGGGAGCTCCTATATACGTTACGAAAGATGTTATAGATAGAGCTTCGATTGTATTTCTCGATAACAATCCTCACTATACCAATGAGCAGAAAGCTGAATTTGAGGAGCTTCTAAGGTATCTTTTTGAAGAGGGAGAAGAAGAGTAATGGCAGTTATGGAAATTTCCGTTGTTCCGGTGGGAACATGCAATCCGTGTGTTAGCGAGTATGTTTCTTATGCTTATAAGCTTTTAAAGGAGAAAGGTTATTACTTTCAGCTTACGGCCATGGGTGTTATCGTTCAGGGAGATGTTGAAGAGCTTCTTCAACTGGCGCTTGAAATTCACAGAAGACCATTTGAAAAAGGTGCTTTAAGGGTTATGACGACAATAAGGATAGACGAGAGAAAAGATACAGATTTAACGGTTGAAGGTAAGCTTAAGAAATTAAAAAAAGCTCTTTAATTTTATCCTGCAAAAAGCTTTATTCCGTGATAGAAGGCAAAAGCGGTAATCCATGCTACTGCAAGTTCTACGACCGCTATAAAGGTTACCCATTTTTTAGATCCGCTTTCCTGATATATTGCTGAAATTGTTGCTATGCAGGGAATATAAAGCAGAACAAAAACTATGTAGGCGAATGCAGATGCCGGAGTAAACGTTGTTTTTAGTATTGTCGGTAGCATTTCTGCGTTTCCGTATAACGTTCCCATTGTGCCTACAACTATTTCTTTGGCAACGGCTCCGAAAAGCAATGCAACAACCGGTTTCCAGTCGTTTATTCCTAAAGGTTTAAATAAAGGAAGGAGCCATTTGCCTGCCATTCCCGCGATAGAGTGTTCTCCTGCGTATCTCACTCCGGCTGGGAAGCTGGCCAGTGCCCATATTATTAATGAGGCTAAAAGGATGATTGTTCCTGCTTTTGAAAGAAAATCCTTAACTTCTATGATGGTTTGATTGAAAACGACTTTAAGTGACGGAAATTTGTAAGAAGGAAGCTCTATAAAAAACTCTCCTTCACCTTCATCAACTAAAAACAGTGATACGATTTTGGCAAATATCAGTCCCATAACGATGCCTATCGTATATAGACTTAATACGATTAACGTTCTGTTATTCTGGAAGAATGCCGCTATAAAAACGCTGTAAACGGCGAGTCTGGCACTGCACGACATCCATGGAATTATCATCATAGTTATAAGTTTGTGAACCGGTGAGCGCATTGCTCTTGTTGCATAAATTGCTGGAACGTTGCATCCGAATCCCAGGATAAGCGGTATAACCGAAGAACCAGACAATCCAAAATGCCTCATAAAGTTGTCCCAGAGTGCTGCTGCTCTTGCCATGTATCCTGTATCTTCCAGAATGGAGAGCAGTATGTAAAGAACAAAAAGGATAGGAAGAAAGGAAAGGACAGAGCCTACGCCTGCCAGAACTCCGTTGTTTATCAGAGATTCCAGCGTTTCAGGTAAAGGTAAACTCTGAACCATTGTCGGAAGAGTTTCTCCG from Desulfurobacterium indicum encodes:
- the feoB gene encoding ferrous iron transport protein B; the encoded protein is MKKKLIAALVGNPNVGKTAIMNMLAGTKAKVGNWPGVTVERKEGKYSFRGFEITLIDLPGIYSLTSYTIEERVTRNFLLNEQYDAVVNVIDATLLGRNLYLTLELLEMGVKPILALNKIDDIKKFSINFDKLSAIFNLPVISVSAYRNTGFSELSEKIIEVGLNGINGEVFRPTYSDLLEAAISEISMIINEDEQFKKNIRWFAIKLLEGDPEITEMAKQSKVSETLSKALSRIKTEFYERKGEELSSAIPKERFLMASRIARIVIETDYSFEEKEDFRDKVDRIITTPVTGIPIFFAIMAAVFKLTFTFSSPFVKLIGHIFGETLPTMVQSLPLPETLESLINNGVLAGVGSVLSFLPILFVLYILLSILEDTGYMARAAALWDNFMRHFGLSGSSVIPLILGFGCNVPAIYATRAMRSPVHKLITMMIIPWMSCSARLAVYSVFIAAFFQNNRTLIVLSLYTIGIVMGLIFAKIVSLFLVDEGEGEFFIELPSYKFPSLKVVFNQTIIEVKDFLSKAGTIILLASLIIWALASFPAGVRYAGEHSIAGMAGKWLLPLFKPLGINDWKPVVALLFGAVAKEIVVGTMGTLYGNAEMLPTILKTTFTPASAFAYIVFVLLYIPCIATISAIYQESGSKKWVTFIAVVELAVAWITAFAFYHGIKLFAG
- a CDS encoding MTH1187 family thiamine-binding protein, with the protein product MAVMEISVVPVGTCNPCVSEYVSYAYKLLKEKGYYFQLTAMGVIVQGDVEELLQLALEIHRRPFEKGALRVMTTIRIDERKDTDLTVEGKLKKLKKAL
- a CDS encoding bifunctional nuclease family protein, which codes for MIEVSLIGITHDRLSGLPIIILGNVDENFAIPIWIGEYEAELLETHLLGAVAPRPFPYDLICEMIQALGGELEKVVINDFDNGIYFATIVVRRYDGEVINIDARPSDSINVAVRLGAPIYVTKDVIDRASIVFLDNNPHYTNEQKAEFEELLRYLFEEGEEE
- the miaB gene encoding tRNA (N6-isopentenyl adenosine(37)-C2)-methylthiotransferase MiaB, whose protein sequence is MMKGRRFFVKTFGCQMNVNDSEKMAGILVSAGYKKTDNLKEADIVIVNTCSVRAKPDNKAYSFIGELKRLKKEKPELVVAVTGCVPQRDWKFILERYPHVDVILGTFNFYRILDFLESSSKPSVEILDTFLENEGEIIPSIEPLLTNPFVAYVTVQRGCNRFCTYCIVPYVRGRERSVPPENVVDEVKRLAEEDVKEVHLLGQNVDFYNYNGIRLPDLLYMVSQVEGIERVRFTTSHPAGFDISIIKAIKEIPKVCEYVHLPPQSGSNRILERMNRGYTREEYIEKVMMLKEKVPDVALSGDFIVGFPGETAEDFEQTLSLVETCVFDQAFVFEYSPRPLTKAFSFKDDVPKNEKNRRLMELNNLLKKQAEEKNLSLLGSVQEILVEGLSPSNSEKMIGRTRNNKIVIIDRNDSLKGKLANVKIEEITPFYMKGKVIKQLAGVER